A stretch of the Lactuca sativa cultivar Salinas chromosome 9, Lsat_Salinas_v11, whole genome shotgun sequence genome encodes the following:
- the LOC111911790 gene encoding MLO-like protein 13 isoform X1 — translation MVESGESRSLEYTPTWIVAVICSIIVLISLLAERGLHHLGKWLKQRGQDALYEALQKLQEELMLLGFISLLLTVSQNTISKICIPPHLANYMLPCKRKEETPSKTGHLNLNFHFGRHLLAKDIGTQHCGSQGKVPLVSLEGLHQLHIFIFVLAVVHVIFCATTMALGVAKIQEWKHWENSIHPKNGHVHLHHRQFFTQRTMGHYRKKPVIRWIVSFFKQFYGSVTKSDYIALRSGFIREHCPGNPNYNFHKYLLRTLELDYKRIVGISWYLWLFVVIFLLLNISGWHTYFWLSFLPIILLLLVGAHLEHIITILARDVVEKGADAVKPSDDHFWFNNPMIIIYLIHFILFQNAFEIGFFFWVWTTYGFDSCVMDKVGYIVTKLVLGAIVQVLCSYSTLPLYAIVSQMGSMFKPSVFDQFALDLISDWVGERSNAASTHSHGLRNQPQLTDEIVTTDQGTTASVVELSSLTPIPEQV, via the exons CACACCAACATGGATTGTAGCCGTTATTTGCTCCATCATTGTTCTCATCTCCTTACTTGCAGAACGTGGCCTTCATCATCTTGGCAAG TGGTTAAAGCAAAGAGGTCAAGACGCGCTTTATGAGGCCTTGCAAAAACTTCAAGAag AACTGATGTTATTGGGATTCATATCGTTATTATTGACGGTTTCTCAAAATACGATAAGCAAAATTTGTATACCACCACATCTCGCAAATTACATGCTTCCatgcaaaagaaaagaagaaactcCTTCCAAAACTGGACACTTAAACTTAAACTTTCATTTTGGGAGACATCTTCTAGCCAAAGACATTGGTACACAACATTGTGGAAGTCAGGGAAAAGTGCCATTGGTGTCATTAGAAGGACTTCATCAGCTTCATATCTTTATATTCGTTCTAGCAGTTGTACATGTCATCTTCTGTGCCACTACCATGGCCCTTGGAGTTGCTAAA ATACAAGAGTGGAAGCATTGGGAGAACTCAATCCACCCCAAAAATG GTCATGTTCATCTTCATCATAGACAATTCTTCACACAACGTACTATGGGGCATTACAGAAAAAAGCCAGTAATTAGATGGATC GTATCATTTTTCAAGCAATTCTATGGATCAGTGACCAAGTCCGATTACATTGCACTTCGATCAGGATTCATAAGG GAACATTGTCCAGGTAACCCAAATTATAATTTTCACAAATACCTGTTACGAACACTAGAGCTTGATTATAAAAGAATCGTGGGCATAAG TTGGTACTTGTGGCTCTTTGTTGTGATCTTTTTGCTTCTCAACATTAGTG GTTGGCACACATACTTTTGGTTGTCATTTTTGCCTATTATT CTTCTACTCCTTGTGGGTGCTCATCTAGAACACATCATTACAATCTTGGCAAGAGATGTTGTTGAGAAAGGCGCGGATGCAGTGAAACCTTCAGACGACCATTTTTGGTTCAATAACCCTATGATCATCATCTACTTGATTCACTTCATCTTGTTTCAAAATGCTTTTGAAATAGGCTTCTTTTTTTGGGTTTGG ACTACGTATGGATTTGACTCATGTGTCATGGATAAAGTGGGCTACATTGTCACTAAACTTGTTCTTGG GGCAATTGTTCAAGTGCTTTGCAGTTATAGCACGTTACCCTTATATGCAATTGTATCTCAG ATGGGAAGCATGTTTAAACCGAGCGTATTCGACCAATTTGCACTTGACCTCATTTCCGATTGGGTCGGAGAAAGATCAAATGCTGCAAGCACTCATTCCCATGGATTACGAAATCAACCACAATTGACCGATGAAATAGTAACAACTGATCAAGGAACTACAGCCTCAGTTGTAGAGCTCTCTAGCCTAACTCCAATTCCAGAACAAGTTTAA
- the LOC111911790 gene encoding MLO-like protein 13 isoform X2, with amino-acid sequence MVESGESRSLEYTPTWIVAVICSIIVLISLLAERGLHHLGKWLKQRGQDALYEALQKLQEELMLLGFISLLLTVSQNTISKICIPPHLANYMLPCKRKEETPSKTGHLNLNFHFGRHLLAKDIGTQHCGSQGKVPLVSLEGLHQLHIFIFVLAVVHVIFCATTMALGVAKIQEWKHWENSIHPKNGHVHLHHRQFFTQRTMGHYRKKPVIRWIVSFFKQFYGSVTKSDYIALRSGFIREHCPGNPNYNFHKYLLRTLELDYKRIVGISWYLWLFVVIFLLLNISGWHTYFWLSFLPIILLLLVGAHLEHIITILARDVVEKGADAVKPSDDHFWFNNPMIIIYLIHFILFQNAFEIGFFFWVWTTYGFDSCVMDKVGYIVTKLVLG; translated from the exons CACACCAACATGGATTGTAGCCGTTATTTGCTCCATCATTGTTCTCATCTCCTTACTTGCAGAACGTGGCCTTCATCATCTTGGCAAG TGGTTAAAGCAAAGAGGTCAAGACGCGCTTTATGAGGCCTTGCAAAAACTTCAAGAag AACTGATGTTATTGGGATTCATATCGTTATTATTGACGGTTTCTCAAAATACGATAAGCAAAATTTGTATACCACCACATCTCGCAAATTACATGCTTCCatgcaaaagaaaagaagaaactcCTTCCAAAACTGGACACTTAAACTTAAACTTTCATTTTGGGAGACATCTTCTAGCCAAAGACATTGGTACACAACATTGTGGAAGTCAGGGAAAAGTGCCATTGGTGTCATTAGAAGGACTTCATCAGCTTCATATCTTTATATTCGTTCTAGCAGTTGTACATGTCATCTTCTGTGCCACTACCATGGCCCTTGGAGTTGCTAAA ATACAAGAGTGGAAGCATTGGGAGAACTCAATCCACCCCAAAAATG GTCATGTTCATCTTCATCATAGACAATTCTTCACACAACGTACTATGGGGCATTACAGAAAAAAGCCAGTAATTAGATGGATC GTATCATTTTTCAAGCAATTCTATGGATCAGTGACCAAGTCCGATTACATTGCACTTCGATCAGGATTCATAAGG GAACATTGTCCAGGTAACCCAAATTATAATTTTCACAAATACCTGTTACGAACACTAGAGCTTGATTATAAAAGAATCGTGGGCATAAG TTGGTACTTGTGGCTCTTTGTTGTGATCTTTTTGCTTCTCAACATTAGTG GTTGGCACACATACTTTTGGTTGTCATTTTTGCCTATTATT CTTCTACTCCTTGTGGGTGCTCATCTAGAACACATCATTACAATCTTGGCAAGAGATGTTGTTGAGAAAGGCGCGGATGCAGTGAAACCTTCAGACGACCATTTTTGGTTCAATAACCCTATGATCATCATCTACTTGATTCACTTCATCTTGTTTCAAAATGCTTTTGAAATAGGCTTCTTTTTTTGGGTTTGG ACTACGTATGGATTTGACTCATGTGTCATGGATAAAGTGGGCTACATTGTCACTAAACTTGTTCTTGGGTAA